In one Notolabrus celidotus isolate fNotCel1 chromosome 1, fNotCel1.pri, whole genome shotgun sequence genomic region, the following are encoded:
- the mst1rb gene encoding macrophage-stimulating protein receptor isoform X1: MVHWTTQWGTCVWFQTLLAFALANCSSLAPNPVNYSVVYTMPFFQAKSPIQNIVNNSFYQEVYVASQNVIEAVNRSLEKVWELSTGPVGSPQCQICNLCEVDKDPNFLEDTNNQVLLLDTLFMYLYSCGSSQYGVCYFHQLTSDGESPSLSKCLFRKDSNSAAYCPDCVASPLGTKVTMVEEGQTVYFFVATTVNDSVTQRYGRKSLSVRRPLATEDGFYSDVRGLTVLPVLRRTYHIEYVYSFFTQEFVYFLSVQRESPDQGSSPFQTRLGRLPRNEWEMKRYREVILECRFEPKRRRRNAASEPYKDVVYNVVQAAHFGKAGRELAEELGAEEEDDILYGVFAVTDDNGMTEHDSALCAFPMDNVNKAIADGVDDCCESGPEQLSRGLCHFQPCESCPHESMENNATCRDHPTMVSKPYYRVDLFNRQMTDVLLTSLLVTTIENKTVAHIGTSTGRLLQLVLTRSSPIIFANYSLVENKRVSSIAAVYSSEYLLFVVEDKMFQVPQRGPGCQHFLTCAMCLTAPKFMGCGWCSGVCSWESECHSHWRNESCPPGITGFFPRTAPPDGQTELMVCGWEFQSPLRPTITPRTHLIRLGQTACTVLPVKSNITHLVCKIRSGVTDLSKPVNITVEVHEGKVDGRYSIDGKAELPGFTFVIPNITEIQPNYGPRVGGTLITVTGPHLDAGKTRKVTLNDMPCPIKSVTEPKGDVSSIICLSQQISEVRDVPLSVFIDKSPVLTTKVFYYKENPKVTAVLPSCSFDRGSKIVIEGENLDSVYRTFIRFKPNESHLKPVTRECIGKSLPTRMECLSPVFHRDETEEGELSFDMDGALGLWNKEFSYHPYGQPIPFETEGHVLNLYPGFDEVSLHHQKLNLVSSCMTIIMTVAGVNCDAKVLDNEITCRIPKNMTITSEGLPVKISINGQVHNVGVVVRVNNHYMVGIVLGILAALVAGAVLAFVVMKHLRKKKKASMVESRLADSVNRSITNNVELSPVGDYRRVVSLNPPTPLVGQVVFPSLAYAAGSIDPTLTPLMPQDKISISSFRPELLEEVKDVLIPAQMLLVQHHRIIGKGHFGTVYHGYFTDHNNREIHCAVKSLNRITDVEEVEQFLKEGIIMKGFHHSNVLSLLGILLPKEGLPLVVLPYMKHGDLRHFIRCEKRNPTVKDLIGFGLQVAKGMEYLAQKKFVHRDLAARNCMLDESYTVKVADFGMARDVFDKEYYSVQDHRKAKLPVKWMAIESLKTQKFTSKSDVWSFGVLMWEMLTRGASPYPEVDPYDITHYLLKGRRLPQPQYCPDPLYSVMLQCWDPDPELRPSFATLVSAVSTILSGLEGEHYISLNITYVNLDQPRPYPALTESADEYDSTDVEDSCSVSS, encoded by the exons ATGGTCCACTGGACCACACAATGGGGGACATGCGTCTGGTTCCAGACTCTTCTGGCCTTTGCCCTGGCCAACTGTTCCTCACTTGCCCCCAACCCAGTCAACTACTCTGTAGTTTACACCATGCCATTTTTCCAGGCCAAGAGCCCCATCCAGAACATAGTCAACAACTCATTTTATCAGGAGGTGTATGTTGCTTCTCAGAATGTGATTGAGGCTGTCAACAGGAGCTTGGAGAAGGTGTGGGAGCTTAGCACTGGGCCAGTGGGAAGCCCGCAGTGTCAAATATGCAATTTGTGTGAAGTTGATAAAGATCCCAATTTCCTAGAGGACACAAACAATCAGGTCTTGCTGCTGGATACTCTCTTCATGTATTTATACTCTTGTGGAAGTTCTCAATATGGTGTATGCTATTTTCACCAACTTACCTCAGATGGGGAGTCCCCTTCTCTTTCTAAGTGTTTGTTCAGGAAGGATTCAAACTCTGCCGCCTACTGTCCTGACTGTGTGGCTAGCCCTCTGGGTACCAAAGTGACAATGGTTGAAGAGGGTCAGACAGTGTACTTCTTCGTTGCCACCACTGTCAATGATAGTGTGACCCAGCGTTATGGAAGGAAGTCTTTATCTGTGCGTCGACCACTGGCGACAGAGGATGGGTTTTACAGTGACGTGCGTGGCCTGACAGTTCTCCCTGTCTTGCGAAGGACATACCACATAGAATACGTCTACAGCTTTTTCACTCAGGAGTTTGTCTACTTCCTCTCAGTTCAGCGAGAGAGCCCTGATCAGGGCTCATCACCATTTCAGACCCGCCTGGGCCGTCTCCCACGGAATGAATGGGAGATGAAGAGGTACCGTGAGGTGATCCTAGAGTGTCGCTTTGAACCGAAACGCCGCAGAAGGAATGCTGCCAGTGAACCATATAAGGATGTGGTTTACAATGTGGTTCAAGCAGCCCATTTTGGCAAGGCTGGCAGGGAGCTGGCAGAGGAGCTAggggcagaggaggaagatgacatCCTCTACGGGGTTTTTGCTGTTACTGATGACAATGGGATGACAGAACACGACTCCGCCCTGTGCGCCTTCCCAATGGACAACGTGAACAAAGCCATCGCAGATGGGGTGGATGACTGCTGTGAGTCTGGACCAGAGCAGCTCTCCAGAGGGCTCTGCCATTTTCAACCTTGTGAGAGCTGTCCACATGAG AGCATGGAGAACAATGCCACATGCAGAGACCATCCTACTATGGTGTCAAAGCCGTACTACAGAGTGGACCTCTTCAATCGGCAGATGACTGATGTCCTGCTCACATCTCTGCTGGTCACAACCATAGAGAACAAGACTGTGGCTCATATCGGCACCTCTACTGGACGCCTGCTGCAG cttGTATTGACGAGATCCAGCCCAATAATCTTCGCCAACTACTCTTTGGTTGAGAACAAGAGAGTCTCTTCTATCGCTGCTGTCTACTCATCAGAGtatcttctctttgttgttgaAGATAAG ATGTTCCAGGTGCCTCAGAGAGGGCCGGGCTGTCAACACTTCTTGACTTGCGCTATGTGTCTGACAGCCCCTAAGTTTATGGGCTGTGGCTGGTGCTCTGGAGTGTGCTCCTGGGAGAGCGAGTGTCACAGTCACTGGAGGAACGAGTCCTGCCCACCAGGGATCACTGGG TTCTTTCCACGGACTGCTCCCCCTGATGGTCAAACAGAGCTTATGGTGTGTGGATGGGAGTTCCAGTCTCCTTTAAGACCTACCATTACCCCCAGAACCCACCTGATTAGACTGGGTCAGACAGCCTGCACTGTGCTTCCAGTCAAAAGTAACATCACACA CCTGGTGTGCAAGATTCGCTCTGGGGTCACAGACCTGTCAAAACCAGTCAATATTACCGTGGAGGTCCATGAGGGGAAGGTGGACGGTCGTTACTCTATTGACGGGAAGGCGGAACTGCCAGGATTTACATTTGTG ATTCCAAACATCACAGAAATCCAGCCCAACTATGGGCCTCGTGTTGGGGGAACTCTCATCACAGTGACTGGGCCTCACTTGGACGCTGGGAAGACCAGAAAAGTCACTCTTAATGACATGCCCTGTCCCATAAAAAG TGTCACAGAGCCTAAAGGCGATGTGTCCTCCATCATCTGTCTGTCCCAGCAAATCTCAGAGGTGAGGGATGttcctctgagtgtttttatcgACAAGTCTCCGGTTCTTACAACAAAGGTGTTTTACTACAAAGAAAACCCAAAGGTTACTGCTGTCCTGCCCAGCTGTAGTTTTGACAG GGGGTCTAAGATTGTGATTGAGGGGGAGAACCTGGATTCTGTTTACCGCACCTTCATCCGCTTTAAACCCAATGAGAGTCACTTAAAGCCTGTGACAAGG gagtGCATAGGCAAGTCCCTGCCTACAAGGATGGAGtgtctctctcctgtgttccacaGAGACGaaacagaagaaggagagctttCCTTTGACATGGACGGAGCTCTGGGGCTTTGGAACAAAGAGTTCTCTTATCACCCCTATGGCCAGCCCATACCTTTTGAAACTGAGGGCCATGTGCTGAATTTATACCCTGGATTTGATGAGGTGTCATTACAT CATCAAAAGCTGAATCTGGTGAGCTCCTGTATGACCATCATTATGACGGTGGCAGGTGTAAATTGTGATGCTAAAGTCCTGGATAATGAAATCACCTGCAGGATACCCAAAAATATGACCATCACCAGTGAGGGGCTGCCAGTGAAG ATCTCCATCAACGGACAGGTCCACAACGTTGGTGTGGTGGTGAGGGTCAACAACCACTACATGGTGGGCATTGTTCTGGGGATCCTGGCGGCTCTTGTGGCTGGGGCGGTGCTGGCCTTTGTCGTCATGAAACActtgaggaagaagaagaaag CCTCCATGGTAGAGAGCCGCTTGGCTGACAGTGTGAACCGCTCTATAACAAATAACGTGGAGCTGTCTCCTGTTGGGGACTACAGGAGAG TAGTATCTCTGAATCCCCCCACCCCGCTGGTGGGCCAGGTGGTGTTCCCCAGTCTGGCTTATGCTGCAGGCAGCATTGATCCTACCCTCACTCCCCTCATGCCTCAAGATAAGATCTCCATCTCCAGTTTCAGGccagagctgctggaggaggtgaaggatgTTCTTATTCCTGCTCAGATGCTGCTGGTGCAGCACCACCGCATCATAGGGAAGG GTCATTTTGGGACCGTCTATCATGGCTATTTCACAGATCACAACAACAGAGAAATTCACTGCGCTGTCAAGTCTTTGAATA gaATAACAGATGTTGAGGAGGTGGAGCAGTTTCTGAAGGAAGGCATCATAATGAAGGGTTTCCACCACAGCAATGTGCTTTCTCTGCTGGGCATACTCCTGCCAAAGGAAGGGCTCCCTCTAGTGGTGCTACCATACATGAAGCATGGGGACCTGCGGCACTTCATACGCTGCGAGAAGAGG AACCCTACTGTTAAGGATCTAATCGGGTTCGGGCTGCAGGTTGCCAAGGGGATGGAATACTTGGCTCAGAAGAAGTTTGTGCACAGAGACCTTGCGGCACGTAATTGCAT GCTGGACGAGTCATACACGGTCAAGGTGGCAGACTTTGGCATGGCCAGAGATGTTTTTGATAAGGAGTATTACAGTGTTCAGGATCACAGGAAAGCTAAGCTGCCAGTCAAGTGGATGGCTATTGAGAGTCTGAAGACACAGAAATTTACCTCCAAGTCTGATGTG TGGTCCTTTGGTGTGCTGATGTGGGAGATGCTGACCAGAGGAGCCAGCCCTTACCCAGAGGTGGACCCTTATGACATTACACATTACTTACTGAAAGGCAGGAGGCTACCCCAGCCTCAGTACTGCCCTGACCCCTT GTACAGCGTGATGCTTCAATGCTGGGACCCTGATCCCGAACTGAGGCCCAGCTTTGCCACATTGGTGTCAGCCGTCTCTACCATTCTGTCTGGCCTGGAGGGAGAACACTACATCAGTCTGAACATCACCTATGTGAACCTGGACCAACCCCGGCCTTACCCCGCCCTCACTGAGTCTGCTGACGAATATGACTCCACAGATGTTGAAGACTCATGCTCAGTCTCTTCCTGA
- the mst1rb gene encoding macrophage-stimulating protein receptor isoform X2, translating into MVHWTTQWGTCVWFQTLLAFALANCSSLAPNPVNYSVVYTMPFFQAKSPIQNIVNNSFYQEVYVASQNVIEAVNRSLEKVWELSTGPVGSPQCQICNLCEVDKDPNFLEDTNNQVLLLDTLFMYLYSCGSSQYGVCYFHQLTSDGESPSLSKCLFRKDSNSAAYCPDCVASPLGTKVTMVEEGQTVYFFVATTVNDSVTQRYGRKSLSVRRPLATEDGFYSDVRGLTVLPVLRRTYHIEYVYSFFTQEFVYFLSVQRESPDQGSSPFQTRLGRLPRNEWEMKRYREVILECRFEPKRRRRNAASEPYKDVVYNVVQAAHFGKAGRELAEELGAEEEDDILYGVFAVTDDNGMTEHDSALCAFPMDNVNKAIADGVDDCCESGPEQLSRGLCHFQPCESCPHESMENNATCRDHPTMVSKPYYRVDLFNRQMTDVLLTSLLVTTIENKTVAHIGTSTGRLLQLVLTRSSPIIFANYSLVENKRVSSIAAVYSSEYLLFVVEDKMFQVPQRGPGCQHFLTCAMCLTAPKFMGCGWCSGVCSWESECHSHWRNESCPPGITGFFPRTAPPDGQTELMVCGWEFQSPLRPTITPRTHLIRLGQTACTVLPVKSNITHLVCKIRSGVTDLSKPVNITVEVHEGKVDGRYSIDGKAELPGFTFVIPNITEIQPNYGPRVGGTLITVTGPHLDAGKTRKVTLNDMPCPIKSVTEPKGDVSSIICLSQQISEVRDVPLSVFIDKSPVLTTKVFYYKENPKVTAVLPSCSFDRGSKIVIEGENLDSVYRTFIRFKPNESHLKPVTRECIGKSLPTRMECLSPVFHRDETEEGELSFDMDGALGLWNKEFSYHPYGQPIPFETEGHVLNLYPGFDEVSLHHQKLNLVSSCMTIIMTVAGVNCDAKVLDNEITCRIPKNMTITSEGLPVKISINGQVHNVGVVVRVNNHYMVGIVLGILAALVAGAVLAFVVMKHLRKKKKASMVESRLADSVNRSITNNVELSPVGDYRRVSLNPPTPLVGQVVFPSLAYAAGSIDPTLTPLMPQDKISISSFRPELLEEVKDVLIPAQMLLVQHHRIIGKGHFGTVYHGYFTDHNNREIHCAVKSLNRITDVEEVEQFLKEGIIMKGFHHSNVLSLLGILLPKEGLPLVVLPYMKHGDLRHFIRCEKRNPTVKDLIGFGLQVAKGMEYLAQKKFVHRDLAARNCMLDESYTVKVADFGMARDVFDKEYYSVQDHRKAKLPVKWMAIESLKTQKFTSKSDVWSFGVLMWEMLTRGASPYPEVDPYDITHYLLKGRRLPQPQYCPDPLYSVMLQCWDPDPELRPSFATLVSAVSTILSGLEGEHYISLNITYVNLDQPRPYPALTESADEYDSTDVEDSCSVSS; encoded by the exons ATGGTCCACTGGACCACACAATGGGGGACATGCGTCTGGTTCCAGACTCTTCTGGCCTTTGCCCTGGCCAACTGTTCCTCACTTGCCCCCAACCCAGTCAACTACTCTGTAGTTTACACCATGCCATTTTTCCAGGCCAAGAGCCCCATCCAGAACATAGTCAACAACTCATTTTATCAGGAGGTGTATGTTGCTTCTCAGAATGTGATTGAGGCTGTCAACAGGAGCTTGGAGAAGGTGTGGGAGCTTAGCACTGGGCCAGTGGGAAGCCCGCAGTGTCAAATATGCAATTTGTGTGAAGTTGATAAAGATCCCAATTTCCTAGAGGACACAAACAATCAGGTCTTGCTGCTGGATACTCTCTTCATGTATTTATACTCTTGTGGAAGTTCTCAATATGGTGTATGCTATTTTCACCAACTTACCTCAGATGGGGAGTCCCCTTCTCTTTCTAAGTGTTTGTTCAGGAAGGATTCAAACTCTGCCGCCTACTGTCCTGACTGTGTGGCTAGCCCTCTGGGTACCAAAGTGACAATGGTTGAAGAGGGTCAGACAGTGTACTTCTTCGTTGCCACCACTGTCAATGATAGTGTGACCCAGCGTTATGGAAGGAAGTCTTTATCTGTGCGTCGACCACTGGCGACAGAGGATGGGTTTTACAGTGACGTGCGTGGCCTGACAGTTCTCCCTGTCTTGCGAAGGACATACCACATAGAATACGTCTACAGCTTTTTCACTCAGGAGTTTGTCTACTTCCTCTCAGTTCAGCGAGAGAGCCCTGATCAGGGCTCATCACCATTTCAGACCCGCCTGGGCCGTCTCCCACGGAATGAATGGGAGATGAAGAGGTACCGTGAGGTGATCCTAGAGTGTCGCTTTGAACCGAAACGCCGCAGAAGGAATGCTGCCAGTGAACCATATAAGGATGTGGTTTACAATGTGGTTCAAGCAGCCCATTTTGGCAAGGCTGGCAGGGAGCTGGCAGAGGAGCTAggggcagaggaggaagatgacatCCTCTACGGGGTTTTTGCTGTTACTGATGACAATGGGATGACAGAACACGACTCCGCCCTGTGCGCCTTCCCAATGGACAACGTGAACAAAGCCATCGCAGATGGGGTGGATGACTGCTGTGAGTCTGGACCAGAGCAGCTCTCCAGAGGGCTCTGCCATTTTCAACCTTGTGAGAGCTGTCCACATGAG AGCATGGAGAACAATGCCACATGCAGAGACCATCCTACTATGGTGTCAAAGCCGTACTACAGAGTGGACCTCTTCAATCGGCAGATGACTGATGTCCTGCTCACATCTCTGCTGGTCACAACCATAGAGAACAAGACTGTGGCTCATATCGGCACCTCTACTGGACGCCTGCTGCAG cttGTATTGACGAGATCCAGCCCAATAATCTTCGCCAACTACTCTTTGGTTGAGAACAAGAGAGTCTCTTCTATCGCTGCTGTCTACTCATCAGAGtatcttctctttgttgttgaAGATAAG ATGTTCCAGGTGCCTCAGAGAGGGCCGGGCTGTCAACACTTCTTGACTTGCGCTATGTGTCTGACAGCCCCTAAGTTTATGGGCTGTGGCTGGTGCTCTGGAGTGTGCTCCTGGGAGAGCGAGTGTCACAGTCACTGGAGGAACGAGTCCTGCCCACCAGGGATCACTGGG TTCTTTCCACGGACTGCTCCCCCTGATGGTCAAACAGAGCTTATGGTGTGTGGATGGGAGTTCCAGTCTCCTTTAAGACCTACCATTACCCCCAGAACCCACCTGATTAGACTGGGTCAGACAGCCTGCACTGTGCTTCCAGTCAAAAGTAACATCACACA CCTGGTGTGCAAGATTCGCTCTGGGGTCACAGACCTGTCAAAACCAGTCAATATTACCGTGGAGGTCCATGAGGGGAAGGTGGACGGTCGTTACTCTATTGACGGGAAGGCGGAACTGCCAGGATTTACATTTGTG ATTCCAAACATCACAGAAATCCAGCCCAACTATGGGCCTCGTGTTGGGGGAACTCTCATCACAGTGACTGGGCCTCACTTGGACGCTGGGAAGACCAGAAAAGTCACTCTTAATGACATGCCCTGTCCCATAAAAAG TGTCACAGAGCCTAAAGGCGATGTGTCCTCCATCATCTGTCTGTCCCAGCAAATCTCAGAGGTGAGGGATGttcctctgagtgtttttatcgACAAGTCTCCGGTTCTTACAACAAAGGTGTTTTACTACAAAGAAAACCCAAAGGTTACTGCTGTCCTGCCCAGCTGTAGTTTTGACAG GGGGTCTAAGATTGTGATTGAGGGGGAGAACCTGGATTCTGTTTACCGCACCTTCATCCGCTTTAAACCCAATGAGAGTCACTTAAAGCCTGTGACAAGG gagtGCATAGGCAAGTCCCTGCCTACAAGGATGGAGtgtctctctcctgtgttccacaGAGACGaaacagaagaaggagagctttCCTTTGACATGGACGGAGCTCTGGGGCTTTGGAACAAAGAGTTCTCTTATCACCCCTATGGCCAGCCCATACCTTTTGAAACTGAGGGCCATGTGCTGAATTTATACCCTGGATTTGATGAGGTGTCATTACAT CATCAAAAGCTGAATCTGGTGAGCTCCTGTATGACCATCATTATGACGGTGGCAGGTGTAAATTGTGATGCTAAAGTCCTGGATAATGAAATCACCTGCAGGATACCCAAAAATATGACCATCACCAGTGAGGGGCTGCCAGTGAAG ATCTCCATCAACGGACAGGTCCACAACGTTGGTGTGGTGGTGAGGGTCAACAACCACTACATGGTGGGCATTGTTCTGGGGATCCTGGCGGCTCTTGTGGCTGGGGCGGTGCTGGCCTTTGTCGTCATGAAACActtgaggaagaagaagaaag CCTCCATGGTAGAGAGCCGCTTGGCTGACAGTGTGAACCGCTCTATAACAAATAACGTGGAGCTGTCTCCTGTTGGGGACTACAGGAGAG TATCTCTGAATCCCCCCACCCCGCTGGTGGGCCAGGTGGTGTTCCCCAGTCTGGCTTATGCTGCAGGCAGCATTGATCCTACCCTCACTCCCCTCATGCCTCAAGATAAGATCTCCATCTCCAGTTTCAGGccagagctgctggaggaggtgaaggatgTTCTTATTCCTGCTCAGATGCTGCTGGTGCAGCACCACCGCATCATAGGGAAGG GTCATTTTGGGACCGTCTATCATGGCTATTTCACAGATCACAACAACAGAGAAATTCACTGCGCTGTCAAGTCTTTGAATA gaATAACAGATGTTGAGGAGGTGGAGCAGTTTCTGAAGGAAGGCATCATAATGAAGGGTTTCCACCACAGCAATGTGCTTTCTCTGCTGGGCATACTCCTGCCAAAGGAAGGGCTCCCTCTAGTGGTGCTACCATACATGAAGCATGGGGACCTGCGGCACTTCATACGCTGCGAGAAGAGG AACCCTACTGTTAAGGATCTAATCGGGTTCGGGCTGCAGGTTGCCAAGGGGATGGAATACTTGGCTCAGAAGAAGTTTGTGCACAGAGACCTTGCGGCACGTAATTGCAT GCTGGACGAGTCATACACGGTCAAGGTGGCAGACTTTGGCATGGCCAGAGATGTTTTTGATAAGGAGTATTACAGTGTTCAGGATCACAGGAAAGCTAAGCTGCCAGTCAAGTGGATGGCTATTGAGAGTCTGAAGACACAGAAATTTACCTCCAAGTCTGATGTG TGGTCCTTTGGTGTGCTGATGTGGGAGATGCTGACCAGAGGAGCCAGCCCTTACCCAGAGGTGGACCCTTATGACATTACACATTACTTACTGAAAGGCAGGAGGCTACCCCAGCCTCAGTACTGCCCTGACCCCTT GTACAGCGTGATGCTTCAATGCTGGGACCCTGATCCCGAACTGAGGCCCAGCTTTGCCACATTGGTGTCAGCCGTCTCTACCATTCTGTCTGGCCTGGAGGGAGAACACTACATCAGTCTGAACATCACCTATGTGAACCTGGACCAACCCCGGCCTTACCCCGCCCTCACTGAGTCTGCTGACGAATATGACTCCACAGATGTTGAAGACTCATGCTCAGTCTCTTCCTGA